In Fimbriimonadales bacterium, a genomic segment contains:
- a CDS encoding choice-of-anchor B family protein: MKLGRLFFNTVFLSGLISLSTFSSAYDSFHVKLNAQLTLSDLGASSGNGCWGYISESGREYALMGCDNKVAFVEITDPDNPIYFAFIPHTSSTWADIKVYKNYCYVVTEASGSGIQVIDLSLIDNHTVTLVNVVPFPGRSHNVAVDTKSGFLYTAGSHEGPGTTVCFSLADPANPVKVGKDSMTENYEHDIMPYTYTAGPYAGRQILFCSSEDRGVEIYDVTDKNNPFLVKTVTYPNIGYCHQAWMSEDEKYLYVDDEFDEWIWGYTTRTIVLDVSSLENAHYVTTFTSGSPAIDHNQYYRDGFIFQANYTSGLRIFDANDNPTSPPQVGWFDTYPLGDPVAFEGAWNCFAFFNSNTVIVSDINRGLFILDPTEALTRIVVPYDLKLLKGSILSGGLSELAFSDDAFLRLRPFALTPPSQPQVQIEISGTSPSTTPSLLDFDIESATDISGIIQTIEILNYETNKWQLLDSRNTSLSDTEVKVSATGNLQNYVNPADKSVRIRLSWKAERSSVGLPWTVRVDKAVWDIAP; encoded by the coding sequence ATGAAACTTGGTAGATTATTTTTCAACACGGTATTTCTTTCAGGTCTCATATCCCTCAGCACTTTTTCTTCTGCCTATGATTCTTTCCATGTAAAACTCAATGCACAACTCACTCTCAGCGATTTAGGCGCTTCCTCTGGAAATGGATGCTGGGGATACATTTCGGAATCGGGGAGGGAATATGCCTTGATGGGGTGCGACAACAAGGTCGCATTCGTAGAAATCACCGACCCTGACAATCCGATTTACTTTGCATTCATTCCACACACCAGCAGCACTTGGGCTGATATCAAAGTTTACAAAAACTACTGCTATGTGGTGACAGAGGCGAGCGGTTCGGGAATTCAAGTTATAGATTTATCTCTCATAGACAATCACACCGTCACTCTCGTGAACGTAGTTCCCTTTCCAGGACGCAGCCACAACGTTGCAGTGGATACGAAAAGCGGATTTCTCTACACAGCCGGTTCGCATGAAGGACCAGGAACGACCGTATGCTTTTCCTTAGCAGACCCAGCGAATCCTGTAAAAGTCGGTAAGGATTCTATGACAGAGAATTATGAACACGACATCATGCCGTACACGTATACTGCCGGTCCCTATGCGGGACGCCAAATTCTTTTTTGTTCGAGCGAAGATAGAGGAGTCGAAATTTACGACGTTACGGATAAAAACAATCCCTTTTTAGTAAAGACCGTCACGTACCCTAATATCGGTTACTGCCATCAAGCTTGGATGAGCGAAGACGAAAAATATCTTTATGTGGATGACGAATTCGACGAATGGATTTGGGGTTACACTACGCGAACGATTGTGCTGGATGTAAGCAGTTTGGAAAATGCGCATTACGTAACGACGTTCACCTCAGGCTCGCCAGCGATAGACCACAACCAATATTATCGTGACGGATTTATTTTCCAAGCAAACTACACGTCTGGGTTGCGAATCTTCGATGCGAACGATAATCCGACATCCCCACCGCAAGTCGGATGGTTCGATACGTATCCTCTCGGAGACCCCGTCGCCTTCGAAGGGGCGTGGAATTGTTTTGCGTTTTTCAACAGCAATACCGTAATTGTCAGCGATATCAACCGCGGGTTGTTCATCCTCGACCCGACCGAGGCTCTCACTCGTATCGTCGTTCCTTACGATTTGAAGTTGCTCAAGGGTTCGATTCTTTCGGGGGGGCTATCTGAATTAGCGTTCAGCGATGATGCATTTCTGCGCTTGCGTCCGTTTGCGTTGACCCCGCCCTCTCAGCCGCAAGTCCAAATCGAAATCTCCGGTACTTCTCCCTCGACGACCCCATCCTTGCTCGATTTCGATATCGAGTCTGCCACGGACATTTCAGGAATCATACAAACGATAGAAATCCTAAATTACGAAACGAATAAATGGCAACTGCTGGATTCTCGAAACACTTCTTTATCCGATACAGAGGTGAAAGTATCGGCAACGGGCAACTTGCAGAATTATGTCAATCCTGCTGACAAATCCGTTCGCATACGTTTATCTTGGAAAGCCGAACGCTCATCGGTTGGATTACCTTGGACTGTAAGAGTGGATAAGGCAGTTTGGGACATCGCGCCATAA
- a CDS encoding peroxiredoxin, whose amino-acid sequence MALQLGDIVPNFTQNSTEGPIDFYEYIGDSWAVLFSHPKDFTPVCTTELGVVAKLKSEFEKRNVKILGLSVDPVESHLGWIQDIEETQNTKINFPILADADRKVSNLYGMIHPNEDNVFTVRTVFVIDPNKKLRLTITYPASTGRNFEEILRVIDSIQLTEYHKVATPVNWRDGDDVIILPSVSDDEAKNLFPSGWKALKPYLRITSQPK is encoded by the coding sequence ATGGCTCTGCAACTTGGAGATATCGTACCGAACTTCACCCAGAACTCGACCGAGGGTCCCATTGACTTCTATGAATATATCGGCGACAGTTGGGCAGTCCTTTTCTCTCATCCGAAGGACTTCACCCCGGTATGCACTACCGAACTCGGGGTCGTCGCAAAACTGAAGTCCGAGTTCGAGAAGCGCAACGTGAAAATCCTCGGATTGAGCGTAGACCCTGTGGAAAGCCATCTCGGATGGATTCAGGACATCGAAGAAACCCAGAACACGAAAATCAACTTCCCGATCCTCGCCGACGCGGACCGTAAAGTGTCGAACCTCTACGGGATGATTCATCCGAACGAGGATAACGTGTTCACTGTGCGAACGGTCTTCGTGATTGACCCGAACAAGAAACTACGGCTCACTATCACCTATCCCGCCAGCACCGGTCGCAACTTCGAGGAGATACTTCGCGTCATCGACTCTATTCAACTGACGGAATATCACAAAGTCGCAACTCCTGTGAATTGGAGAGATGGCGACGATGTGATTATTCTTCCTTCGGTAAGCGACGACGAAGCGAAAAATCTCTTCCCGTCGGGTTGGAAGGCGCTGAAACCATATCTGAGAATCACTTCGCAGCCGAAATAA
- a CDS encoding DinB family protein, with the protein MYMKIRGTEDSKPNLDSAAEALRQIIDGKDIPSPSSLLRNITADKAAIRLPYFPYSIITNLAHAVFWQNNWLNRLKGIRSRPFTEDWRVPSKEEWDNLRAEFLSGLEEALMLATMKPPNPKMQSDEMAAKVLFELVIHTSYHLGQINLMKRALRLSKKQ; encoded by the coding sequence ATGTACATGAAAATTCGTGGCACAGAGGATTCGAAACCTAATCTGGATTCAGCCGCAGAGGCTCTTCGGCAAATCATAGATGGGAAAGATATTCCATCCCCGAGTTCGCTTCTCCGAAATATCACTGCCGATAAAGCTGCTATTCGTCTTCCTTATTTTCCTTATTCGATTATAACCAACCTTGCACACGCTGTCTTTTGGCAAAACAATTGGCTGAACCGTTTGAAGGGAATTCGTTCACGACCTTTCACAGAAGATTGGAGGGTGCCGTCGAAAGAAGAGTGGGATAATCTTCGCGCTGAATTTCTTTCAGGATTGGAGGAAGCATTAATGTTAGCGACTATGAAACCTCCGAATCCTAAGATGCAGTCCGATGAAATGGCTGCAAAGGTGCTTTTCGAACTCGTAATTCACACTTCCTATCATTTGGGTCAAATCAACTTAATGAAACGTGCATTACGATTATCGAAGAAGCAATAA
- the msrA gene encoding peptide-methionine (S)-S-oxide reductase MsrA produces the protein MEAEFRRTSGVIATAVGYTGGNRENPTYQQVCSGDTGHAEAVLIEFDPNKVSFEKLLEIFFRIHDPSRPCGSGYQYRSAIFYRNEKQKRIAEELIEKMRKEGKKISTEIAPANVFWLAEEYHQQYYEKNGIRL, from the coding sequence ATCGAGGCGGAGTTCCGCCGAACCTCAGGAGTCATTGCTACAGCCGTAGGATATACGGGAGGGAACAGGGAAAATCCGACGTATCAACAAGTGTGTTCGGGTGACACGGGACATGCCGAGGCTGTGCTCATTGAATTCGACCCGAATAAAGTTTCCTTCGAAAAACTTTTGGAAATCTTCTTCCGAATTCACGATCCCTCACGTCCTTGCGGATCGGGTTATCAATATCGGAGCGCTATTTTTTATCGCAATGAAAAACAGAAACGAATAGCAGAAGAACTCATCGAAAAGATGCGCAAAGAAGGTAAGAAAATTTCCACGGAAATAGCACCCGCAAATGTGTTTTGGCTTGCAGAAGAATATCATCAACAATATTACGAAAAGAACGGAATAAGGTTATAA
- a CDS encoding RNA-binding protein has product MATKSLYVGNLPYSTTEVHLVDLFAPYGARSARIIEGRGFGFVDVDEEQADAAIAALDQSDLGGRTIRVSEAKPREERRDNDRYRSKGNFGGRGRGRGR; this is encoded by the coding sequence ATGGCAACAAAATCGTTATATGTCGGAAATCTTCCTTATTCCACCACTGAGGTTCATTTAGTGGACCTTTTCGCCCCTTACGGAGCTCGCTCCGCCCGCATCATCGAAGGTCGGGGATTCGGTTTCGTAGACGTTGACGAGGAGCAAGCCGATGCAGCCATCGCGGCTCTCGACCAAAGCGACCTCGGCGGACGTACTATTAGAGTAAGCGAAGCCAAACCGCGCGAAGAGCGTCGAGACAATGACCGATATCGCTCGAAAGGAAACTTCGGCGGTCGTGGTCGTGGCAGAGGAAGATAA
- a CDS encoding S8 family serine peptidase produces MRISLGLSCSVLTLFWCTASPQAQPSRFIEKPGVLEFSGMMIVKPHSFSTLVQKTGNSAFALMSQIASRMRILSNTLEYHDEVDEYIVAVPKGFDENTYSERLMGTGYYEYVIPNWIVYPVTDPNDPLYPQQWQHVNIASAKAWDIYTGTSNIICAFTDTGVDHLHPDLLTSLVPGYNSASGQAESDGGDTSDINGHGTHVAGCAAAIGNNLIGVVGVGWNFKIMPIRVTNSPGGSASLDDLLEGARWAVDHGAKVISASYSGVEYSTIQTTGAYIRSKGGLYLYAAGNSSTNLSWFDYPDVVVVGATDPNDNRAWFSSYGKAVDVFAPGTDIWSTYIGGGYAALSGTSMATPIANGVFAIVWSFNPKLTSQQVELIVERSCDDLGAKGNDSTYGWGRVNSFKALKSARAGKLPGIP; encoded by the coding sequence ATGAGAATATCTTTAGGGCTTTCTTGCTCGGTTCTAACATTATTCTGGTGTACGGCAAGTCCTCAAGCCCAACCCAGCCGTTTCATCGAAAAACCCGGAGTGCTCGAATTCTCCGGAATGATGATAGTTAAACCCCATTCGTTTTCGACTCTTGTTCAAAAGACAGGAAATTCAGCATTTGCTTTGATGTCGCAAATCGCTTCGCGCATGCGTATTCTTTCGAACACTTTGGAATACCACGACGAAGTGGACGAATACATTGTCGCTGTCCCGAAAGGATTCGATGAAAACACATATTCCGAGCGTTTAATGGGCACTGGGTATTACGAATACGTGATTCCGAATTGGATTGTGTATCCAGTAACTGATCCGAATGACCCGCTTTATCCACAGCAATGGCAACACGTGAATATTGCCTCAGCAAAAGCATGGGACATCTATACCGGCACTTCGAACATTATTTGTGCATTCACCGATACTGGTGTAGACCATTTGCATCCGGACCTTCTGACTTCACTCGTGCCCGGTTACAACTCCGCGAGTGGACAAGCCGAAAGTGATGGCGGCGATACGAGCGATATCAATGGCCATGGCACCCATGTAGCCGGATGCGCAGCGGCAATCGGGAATAACCTCATCGGTGTCGTCGGTGTAGGTTGGAATTTCAAAATCATGCCGATTAGGGTAACGAATTCACCCGGTGGAAGCGCTTCCTTGGATGACCTCTTAGAAGGGGCACGTTGGGCAGTAGATCACGGTGCTAAGGTTATCAGTGCGAGTTATTCAGGGGTCGAGTATTCTACCATCCAGACCACTGGTGCATATATTCGCTCTAAGGGCGGACTTTATCTCTATGCGGCAGGAAATTCGTCCACGAATCTTTCCTGGTTTGACTATCCTGACGTCGTGGTAGTTGGTGCTACAGACCCCAATGACAACCGCGCTTGGTTTTCTTCTTACGGCAAGGCAGTAGACGTTTTCGCACCTGGAACGGATATATGGAGTACGTATATAGGTGGTGGGTATGCGGCTTTAAGTGGAACGAGCATGGCAACTCCCATTGCAAACGGTGTCTTTGCAATCGTTTGGTCTTTCAACCCCAAATTGACTTCGCAACAAGTCGAATTGATCGTTGAACGCTCTTGCGATGATTTAGGAGCAAAAGGCAACGATAGTACTTATGGCTGGGGTCGGGTGAATTCCTTCAAAGCGCTTAAGTCTGCAAGGGCTGGTAAGCTCCCAGGGATCCCGTAA
- a CDS encoding PEP-CTERM sorting domain-containing protein, with the protein MKLLRLATFLSASFLASCVFAQLTAIGPFSGLYKEGFEGADLPKFQFLPHYDVFGGAGDIYQVGSGQGLHITTGWSYYYVTYPHGGQYFMGPTYGVGVRWEFDVPAMRFGGYFTTNYKDSGATAYFYDAAGGLIGVMPIQAIAGNSAWAWDGWQSSVPIKAVEIFSNWGAGHIMHDDMEYDPVPEPATLAVLGLGLAALIARKRK; encoded by the coding sequence ATGAAACTTCTTCGCTTAGCAACGTTTCTAAGCGCTTCCTTTCTCGCGAGTTGTGTCTTCGCACAGCTCACCGCGATAGGCCCATTCTCAGGGCTATATAAAGAAGGCTTCGAAGGAGCAGACTTGCCCAAATTCCAGTTCCTTCCACACTATGATGTGTTCGGAGGCGCTGGAGATATCTATCAAGTCGGTTCTGGCCAAGGCTTGCACATCACGACTGGTTGGAGTTATTACTACGTCACGTATCCTCATGGTGGGCAGTATTTCATGGGCCCCACTTATGGAGTCGGAGTCCGTTGGGAATTCGATGTACCAGCGATGCGTTTCGGAGGATATTTCACCACGAACTATAAAGACTCCGGGGCTACAGCGTACTTCTATGATGCCGCTGGTGGGTTGATAGGTGTAATGCCAATCCAAGCCATAGCAGGAAACTCGGCCTGGGCATGGGACGGCTGGCAATCCAGCGTTCCCATTAAAGCCGTCGAGATCTTCTCGAACTGGGGCGCAGGACATATCATGCACGATGATATGGAGTACGACCCCGTTCCTGAGCCAGCCACGTTGGCTGTACTTGGTTTAGGGCTTGCGGCATTGATTGCAAGAAAGCGCAAATAA
- the proS gene encoding proline--tRNA ligase, with translation MNKEFHITPRNLSFSDWYQDVVIKAGLADYSGVKGCMVIKPHGYAIWELMQRALDAMFKESGHENAYFPLFVPKSFFAKEAEHVSGFAKECAVVTHYRLKEDPETKELIVDPEAKLEEELIIRPTSETVIWNMYSKWIQSYRDLPILINQWANVVRWEMRTRLFLRTAEFLWQEGHTAHETYEEAEREALLILGIYRKFAEEWMAVPVIAGRKTESEKFAGADHTYTIEALTQDLRCLQAGTSHHLGQNFAKAFDVQFATREGNLEYVYATSWGVSTRLIGTLVMVHSDDKGLICPPRLAPLQVVFVPIWGGNEKVREKVFQACDGYSEILRKAGWDGSPIRCKVDKREKETPGFKFNDWEMRGACLRVELGPRDLQSEQCVIARRDTGTKINVPFERLVTSVQQLLDDMQNDLLVKARKFRDENTHRLDSYEEFKKVFDEEGGPGFVLAHWDGTEETEKRITEETKATIRCIPLEPLDPSDETPGRCIVTGKPSERRVVFGKAY, from the coding sequence ATGAATAAGGAATTTCATATCACTCCACGGAATTTGAGTTTCAGCGACTGGTATCAAGACGTCGTTATCAAAGCGGGGTTGGCGGATTATTCAGGCGTGAAAGGATGCATGGTCATCAAACCGCATGGCTATGCGATATGGGAACTCATGCAGCGCGCATTGGATGCAATGTTCAAAGAGTCCGGACATGAAAATGCATACTTCCCTCTTTTCGTTCCGAAATCTTTTTTCGCTAAAGAGGCTGAACACGTATCGGGATTTGCGAAGGAATGCGCGGTCGTAACTCATTATCGTTTGAAAGAGGACCCAGAAACGAAAGAACTCATTGTAGACCCAGAAGCGAAACTCGAAGAAGAATTGATCATTCGGCCAACGAGCGAGACCGTGATTTGGAATATGTATAGCAAATGGATACAAAGTTATCGCGACTTACCGATATTAATCAATCAATGGGCGAACGTCGTGCGATGGGAAATGCGGACAAGACTCTTCTTGAGAACTGCTGAATTTTTATGGCAAGAGGGGCATACAGCGCATGAAACCTACGAAGAAGCAGAACGAGAAGCGCTTTTGATTTTGGGTATCTATCGAAAATTTGCAGAAGAATGGATGGCAGTCCCGGTGATCGCCGGAAGAAAAACAGAGAGCGAAAAATTCGCAGGGGCAGACCATACTTATACTATCGAAGCATTGACACAAGATTTACGCTGTTTGCAAGCGGGAACTTCGCATCATTTGGGACAAAACTTCGCAAAGGCATTCGATGTACAATTCGCAACGCGAGAAGGAAACCTCGAATATGTCTATGCGACGAGTTGGGGAGTTTCGACTCGGTTGATCGGAACGCTCGTGATGGTACATTCGGACGACAAAGGTTTGATTTGTCCACCGCGCCTCGCTCCATTACAGGTCGTCTTCGTCCCAATTTGGGGGGGAAACGAAAAAGTACGCGAAAAAGTTTTCCAAGCTTGCGACGGTTATTCCGAAATCCTTCGAAAAGCAGGTTGGGACGGTTCTCCGATTCGATGCAAAGTAGACAAACGCGAAAAAGAAACGCCAGGATTCAAATTTAACGATTGGGAAATGCGTGGAGCATGCTTGCGCGTCGAATTAGGACCTCGAGATTTGCAATCCGAGCAATGTGTGATTGCAAGAAGAGACACGGGCACGAAAATAAATGTGCCATTCGAAAGACTCGTTACGAGCGTTCAGCAACTCCTCGATGACATGCAAAACGACCTTCTCGTAAAGGCTCGAAAATTCCGTGACGAAAACACACACAGACTCGATTCCTATGAAGAATTCAAAAAAGTATTCGATGAGGAAGGCGGTCCTGGATTCGTGCTTGCGCATTGGGATGGCACGGAAGAAACCGAAAAACGAATCACCGAAGAAACGAAAGCGACGATACGATGCATCCCATTAGAACCACTCGATCCTTCCGACGAAACCCCAGGCAGATGCATCGTTACAGGTAAACCGAGCGAACGCAGAGTAGTTTTCGGAAAAGCCTATTAG
- a CDS encoding MFS transporter, with amino-acid sequence MNVTNQQKIKAIWLRPQVAPLLALALLCELGVAILNVAVMPVYLRDLRGFSEGVVGLVVMSFLLSEAFFKSFMGHYTDKYGKKFFLISAPMIWSITPILTLLIPMGYGVTETLAIAGLRVLDGLSAAMLWPAAYASVAEAVGPRERAHALSLLNVCFMIGLALGLPIAGGLNGLFDNPGAGLFAASFLFVLAALIAVFFHPKSSRSHVDVAEEYRIKDIWLCCKKIPLLLITAFVTFLGVGFPMVPLQWFAKDELNLTQAEFGGLALPAGILMALASVPLGSWGERIGKEKAVQLGLGMCSIGIWLVALGAWIPFLQTQIVLSLGAVLVGLGFLLAIPSWYATVSHIHPKRSASYLGAVMTAQGLGAIIGLVIGSKMYEFNHYAPFVACGNAVTLGFFLSFFALDRLEKRT; translated from the coding sequence GTGAACGTTACGAACCAACAAAAAATAAAAGCGATATGGCTGCGACCTCAAGTCGCACCGTTGCTAGCGCTTGCTTTGCTTTGTGAGTTAGGTGTAGCTATCTTGAATGTCGCAGTAATGCCCGTTTACCTGCGGGATTTGAGAGGATTTTCAGAAGGTGTCGTCGGTCTCGTCGTTATGTCATTTCTTCTCAGCGAAGCCTTTTTCAAATCCTTTATGGGTCATTACACAGACAAATACGGAAAGAAATTCTTTTTGATTTCTGCACCGATGATATGGTCTATAACTCCGATACTTACTTTATTGATTCCCATGGGATACGGAGTGACCGAAACCTTGGCGATTGCAGGATTGAGAGTTCTCGATGGTTTGTCTGCGGCGATGCTCTGGCCTGCTGCTTATGCATCTGTTGCGGAAGCAGTCGGACCACGAGAACGAGCGCATGCGCTTTCACTCCTTAATGTTTGTTTTATGATTGGTCTTGCGCTCGGTCTTCCTATTGCGGGGGGGCTGAACGGACTCTTCGATAATCCAGGCGCTGGGTTGTTCGCCGCATCGTTTTTGTTTGTTCTTGCAGCCCTTATCGCTGTTTTCTTCCACCCTAAATCATCGCGGTCTCACGTAGACGTTGCTGAGGAATATCGGATCAAAGACATTTGGTTATGTTGTAAAAAGATCCCACTTCTTTTAATTACTGCTTTCGTTACTTTTTTGGGAGTAGGGTTTCCTATGGTTCCTTTGCAGTGGTTCGCGAAAGATGAATTGAATCTTACTCAGGCGGAGTTCGGTGGGTTGGCTCTACCCGCCGGGATTCTTATGGCACTTGCGAGCGTGCCTCTGGGTTCTTGGGGGGAGCGTATAGGGAAAGAAAAAGCCGTTCAATTAGGACTCGGAATGTGCTCGATCGGTATCTGGCTAGTTGCGTTAGGTGCATGGATTCCATTTCTGCAAACTCAAATCGTATTATCCTTAGGCGCAGTTTTGGTAGGGCTCGGTTTTTTACTCGCAATTCCGAGTTGGTATGCGACGGTAAGTCATATACATCCCAAGAGGTCTGCCTCCTATTTGGGGGCAGTGATGACGGCGCAGGGATTAGGGGCGATTATCGGACTGGTCATCGGATCGAAAATGTATGAATTCAATCACTACGCGCCTTTTGTCGCATGCGGAAATGCTGTTACACTCGGTTTCTTTTTGTCGTTTTTTGCACTCGATAGATTAGAAAAGCGCACCTAA
- the rpsI gene encoding 30S ribosomal protein S9, giving the protein MTDNQYYATGRRKNAIARVWLKPGSGKIVVNGKPVSEYFGRKVLEMVVLSPLRAVDMADKVDVIADSEGGGLAGQAGAVKLGISRALVEMENELKPIMRQGGFLTRDPRVKERKKYGRKRARRGFQYVKR; this is encoded by the coding sequence ATGACCGACAACCAATATTACGCCACAGGAAGACGAAAGAACGCGATCGCCCGAGTGTGGTTAAAACCAGGCTCTGGGAAAATTGTCGTTAACGGCAAACCTGTGAGCGAATACTTCGGAAGGAAAGTTTTAGAAATGGTCGTTTTGAGTCCATTGCGCGCAGTAGATATGGCGGATAAGGTGGATGTAATAGCGGATTCAGAAGGAGGTGGCTTAGCAGGACAAGCAGGAGCAGTCAAATTAGGAATCTCTCGGGCTCTTGTAGAGATGGAAAATGAATTAAAGCCAATAATGCGTCAAGGCGGATTTCTCACTCGTGATCCCAGAGTGAAGGAACGTAAGAAATACGGCCGTAAACGAGCAAGACGCGGATTCCAATACGTAAAAAGATAA
- the rplM gene encoding 50S ribosomal protein L13: protein MKTTIVKPSEMQRKWYVVDATNQPIGRLAAVVARILTGKHKPTFSYNVDVGDHVIVINASKAILTGKKKEEKIYWHTMHPQGLRSATRGNLLTTKPEKLIHRAIWGMMPKHRLGRQMIKKLRIYPGAEHPHSAQNPEILSLGESK, encoded by the coding sequence ATGAAAACAACAATAGTAAAACCGAGTGAAATGCAAAGAAAATGGTACGTAGTGGATGCTACGAACCAACCTATCGGCCGTCTGGCAGCGGTCGTCGCCCGAATTTTAACGGGAAAACATAAACCGACGTTTTCGTATAATGTAGACGTCGGTGACCATGTTATTGTCATTAATGCATCGAAAGCGATTCTAACAGGAAAGAAAAAAGAGGAGAAGATTTATTGGCATACCATGCACCCTCAAGGGTTGCGCAGTGCAACACGCGGAAATTTATTGACGACTAAACCAGAAAAACTTATCCACCGTGCAATTTGGGGAATGATGCCTAAGCACAGATTAGGTAGACAAATGATTAAGAAACTTCGAATTTATCCAGGCGCTGAACATCCGCATAGTGCGCAAAATCCAGAAATTCTGTCGTTAGGAGAATCGAAATGA
- the truA gene encoding tRNA pseudouridine(38-40) synthase TruA produces MIERKVKRIKLVVQYDGTDFCGWAEQSQVRTVQGTLKESIRRAIGEEVELRGASRTDSGVHATGQVCDFATHVPIPSEKWPRILNRLLPMDMRVYRASFVPLRFHSRFFARSRVYEYRMVEDEHPNPMISRYVFNAGYSLDVEAMNSCAQLLLGTHDFSGFAIGVQEIENPVRTMLVANVNRVRDEVRIRLEATAFLRGMVRKIAGALWEIGRGKRSVEEFEALLQKEVWMKSKPPRVLPPKGLTLVKVKYGRRLRDIREEYGTMDEDE; encoded by the coding sequence TTGATTGAACGAAAAGTAAAACGAATCAAACTTGTCGTTCAATACGACGGAACGGATTTTTGTGGATGGGCTGAGCAATCTCAGGTTCGCACAGTCCAAGGAACCTTGAAAGAATCTATTCGACGAGCAATCGGCGAAGAAGTGGAATTGCGAGGTGCGAGTCGCACCGATTCGGGAGTACATGCTACCGGTCAAGTGTGCGATTTCGCAACGCATGTGCCTATTCCATCTGAAAAATGGCCGAGAATCTTGAATCGGCTACTTCCGATGGATATGCGAGTCTATCGCGCTTCTTTCGTTCCATTGCGGTTTCATTCGCGTTTTTTCGCTCGTTCGAGAGTGTATGAATATCGCATGGTAGAAGATGAGCACCCGAATCCGATGATAAGTCGCTACGTTTTCAATGCAGGATATTCGTTGGATGTCGAGGCGATGAACTCTTGCGCACAATTGCTTTTAGGAACCCATGACTTTTCGGGGTTTGCGATTGGGGTGCAGGAAATCGAAAACCCTGTTCGTACAATGTTGGTTGCAAATGTAAACAGAGTGAGAGACGAAGTGCGAATCCGATTGGAAGCGACAGCGTTTTTGCGAGGAATGGTGCGCAAAATAGCAGGTGCGCTTTGGGAAATCGGACGAGGAAAACGCTCCGTCGAAGAATTCGAAGCGCTTTTACAAAAGGAAGTCTGGATGAAGAGTAAGCCGCCACGAGTCTTACCTCCAAAAGGGCTAACCCTCGTAAAAGTAAAATATGGAAGACGACTTCGAGATATTCGAGAAGAATATGGCACAATGGATGAGGACGAATAG
- the rplQ gene encoding 50S ribosomal protein L17: MYHKIDRRKLGLPSDQRKHLLTNLVRQLIRHGYVHTTVTRAKELRRIVEPLIRLAQEDSLSARRQARKILVGHSRSIPSSDPRRIGTSLEEQAARSLINGEDLVHYLFTRVAPRFSNRNGGYTRITRTGRRRGDAAPTAVIELVD; the protein is encoded by the coding sequence ATGTATCACAAAATAGATAGAAGAAAATTAGGGCTTCCGAGTGACCAACGGAAGCATTTATTGACCAACCTCGTTCGGCAACTAATAAGGCATGGTTATGTTCACACGACCGTAACACGAGCAAAAGAATTAAGACGAATCGTAGAACCATTAATTCGGCTCGCGCAAGAAGATTCTCTTTCTGCACGTCGCCAAGCGAGAAAAATATTGGTGGGGCACAGTCGGAGCATTCCTTCTTCGGACCCACGTCGTATCGGAACGTCTTTGGAGGAACAAGCAGCGCGCTCGCTGATCAACGGCGAGGATTTGGTGCATTACCTTTTCACACGTGTCGCTCCGAGATTCTCGAATCGCAACGGAGGATACACACGCATAACACGAACGGGTAGAAGAAGAGGGGATGCGGCACCGACTGCGGTGATCGAATTGGTTGATTGA